The genomic window GCGAAGGCGTGCCGGTGGTCTATGATTCCGTGGGCAAGGACACCTTCCTGAACTCGCTCGACTGCCTGCGCCCACTGGGCATGATGGTGTTGTTCGGCCAAAGCTCGGGCAAGGTCGAGCCTTTCGATACCGGATTGCTGGGCGCCAAGGGCTCGCTGTTTCTCACCCGTCCCAGCCTGATGGCCTATACCGCCAAGCGTTCGGACATGGTCGCCTCGGCCAGTGAATTGTTCGAGGTGGTGGGTAAGGGCGTGGTCAAGGTAGAGATCAACCAGACCTATTCCTTGAAGGACGCTGCCCAGGCCCATCGTGATCTGGAAGCCCGCAAGACCACCGGTTCGACTCTTCTCTTGCCGTAGAGCCTCATCCGAAAGAATATTGGATTCTCGGATCAAGAGCGGACCCGGGTCGGAGGAAGGCTTTGTCCAAGATCGGCAGTGTAATGGTGACGACGGTCAGTCTGGTCTGGATGGCCTGGGCGGGCTGGAACCAGTTCGCCAATCTTCCGGACGGAACGGTGGAAAACCATTCCTCGGATACGGTCAAGGAACGGCTGCGCGATTGCTCGGGTACTTTCAAGCAGCGCTATGAATGCAAGAATCAGGTGGTCATCGATACCGACCGCAATTCCTTCTTCAACATGCTGGGCCGCATCGCCATCGTGGTGGTGCCGCCCATGCTGCTGGCGGGCGGCATCCATCTGTGGCGCCGCCGGTCTTATGACGACAGCCCGTCCGATGATCTGCTGAGCCAAAGCCATCGCCGCCATCACCGGCGCCGGACGTCTGGGCATAATTGAAGATATTGGGGGCCTTCGCCCCCAAACCCCCGCCCGGAGCTTTTGCCCCGGACCCCCTTTTAGATTCAATGGGATAAGGGATGCGCGAAGGGACAAGTCCCTTCGCCTTGATTCCCCTTAGGAATTCATCGCTTCGAAGAAATCGCCGTTGTTCTTCGAGTGCTTCAGCTTGTCCACCAGGAATTCCATGGCATCGACCACGCCCATGGGCATCAGGATGCGGCGCAGTACCCACATCTTGGACAGAATGCCCTTGTCGACCAACAGTTCTTCCTTGCGGGTGCCCGACTTGGTGATGTCGATGGCCGGGAAGGTGCGCTTGTCCGACAGCTTGCGGTCCAGGATGATTTCCGAATTGCCGGTGCCCTTGAACTCTTCGAAGATCACTTCGTCCATGCGCGAGCCGGTATCGATCAGGGCGGTGGCGATGATGGACAGCGAGCCGCCCTCTTCGATATTGCGGGCCGCGCCGAAGAAGCGCTTGGGGCGCTGCAGGGCATTGGCGTCCACGCCGCCGGTCAGCACCTTGCCCGAGGAGGGCACCACGGTGTTGTAGGCGCGCGCCAGACGGGTAATGGAATCCAGCAAGATGACCACGTCGCGCTTATGCTCGACCAGACGCTTGGCCTTCTCCAGCACCATCTCGGTGACCTGGACGTGGCGCGAGGCCGGCTCGTCGAAGGTGGAGCTGATGACTTCGCCCTTCACCGAGCGGGCCATGTCGGTCACTTCCTCGGGCCGCTCGTCGATGAGCAGGACGATCAGATAGACCTCGGGGTGATTGAGAGAAATGGCGTGGGCCATGTTCTGCAGCATCACGGTCTTGCCGGTGCGCGGCGGAGCGACGATCAAAGCGCGCTGGCCTTTGCCGATGGGCGCCACCAGATCGATCACGCGGGTGGTGAGATCCTTGCGGGTGGGGTCCTCGATCTCCAGCTTCAGCTTCTCGTCGGGATAAAGCGGCGTCAGATTGTCGAAGTTGATGCGGTGACGGACCTTTTCCGGGTCTTCGAAATTGATGTTGTTGACCTTGAGCAGGGCGAAATAGCGTTCGCCGTCCTTGGGCGAGCAGATCTGGCCGTCCACCGTGTCGCCGGTGCGCAGGCCGAAGCGCCGCACCTGGCTGGGGCTGACATAGATGTCGTCGGGACCGGGAAGATAATTGGCCTCGGGGCTTCTGAGGAAGCCGAACCCGTCTTGCAGGATCTCCAGCACGCCGTCGCCATAG from Paramagnetospirillum magnetotacticum MS-1 includes these protein-coding regions:
- the rho gene encoding transcription termination factor Rho — encoded protein: MHLQDLKKKTPAELLAFAEELEVENASTLRKQDMMFAILKQLADNDTPIYGDGVLEILQDGFGFLRSPEANYLPGPDDIYVSPSQVRRFGLRTGDTVDGQICSPKDGERYFALLKVNNINFEDPEKVRHRINFDNLTPLYPDEKLKLEIEDPTRKDLTTRVIDLVAPIGKGQRALIVAPPRTGKTVMLQNMAHAISLNHPEVYLIVLLIDERPEEVTDMARSVKGEVISSTFDEPASRHVQVTEMVLEKAKRLVEHKRDVVILLDSITRLARAYNTVVPSSGKVLTGGVDANALQRPKRFFGAARNIEEGGSLSIIATALIDTGSRMDEVIFEEFKGTGNSEIILDRKLSDKRTFPAIDITKSGTRKEELLVDKGILSKMWVLRRILMPMGVVDAMEFLVDKLKHSKNNGDFFEAMNS